Genomic window (Dyadobacter fanqingshengii):
AAGGACATGGATGCATTGGTTATCGCCGCACCTGACCATTGGCATGCGCCAGCCGCGATTCTGGCTTCAAAAGCCGGAAAGCATGTTTACCTGGAAAAACCGTGCAGCCACAACCCGAATGAGGGCGAACTGCTGATTGCGGCAGCCAAAAAATACAAGAATGTAATCCAGATGGGCAACCAGCGCCGTTCGTGGCCGAATGTTGCGGCTGGTATTAAGGAAGTGCATAGCGGTGCCATTGGCCGTCCGTATTTTGTAAAAGGTTGGTATACCAATAATAGGGCGTCGATTGGCGTAGGGAAAGAAACGGCGGTTCCTTCGTGGCTGGATTACGAATTATGGCAGGGACCTGCGCCCCGCCGCGCTTACAAGGATAATCTCGTGCATTATAACTGGCACTGGCTTTGGAACTGGGGAACGGGCGAAGCGCTCAATAACGGCACGCACATGCTGGACTTAATGCGCTGGGGACTCCAAGTAGAATATCCCAACCGCGTCACTTCCTCAGGCGGACGCTTCCGATACAAAGATGATTGGGAAACACCTGATACACAAGTTATTAATCTGGAATTTGATAACAACACGGCCATGACCTGGGAAGGAAGAAGCTGCAACGGACGCACGATCGAAGGCAGCAGCGTGGGTGTGGTTTTCTATGGTGAAACAGGCTCACTGCAGATCAGCGAAGGCAATGCTTACACGATATATGGGCTTGATAACAAGGTTGTTAAGGAAGTAAAGAACGACTTCGTTATTGATCCAAGAAATAAAATGAACCCATCGCAGGGACTGGACGCATTGCACATTCAAAACTTCTTTGACGCGATTAAAAAAGGAACGCCGCTGGCGTCAGAGATCGTGGGCGGTCACCAAAGCACGCTGCTTGCGCAACTCGGCAACATTGCCTTCCGCTCCGGTGGAACATTGAATGTGGATTCCTCTAACGGACGCATTAAAAACAACAAAGAAGCCGAAAAACTCTGGAAAAGAGAGTATCAAAAGGGCTGGGAACCGACTGTATAACATGAAAAACGCCTCCATAGCAATCAAAGTTGAAGATCTTTCGAAGCGGGAAACAATGATTTCGATTTTCCTGATCGGGCTGATGTTCTTTATTTTCGGCTTTGTTTCCTGGGTGAATTCCATCCTCATTCCGTATTTCAAAATCGCTTGCGAGCTTACAAGTTTTCAGGCTTATCTGGTCGCATTTGCATTTTATATTGCTTATTTCGTCATGTCGGTGCCTTCTTCCTACTTGCTGAGGGCCGTAGGTTTCAAGAAAGGAATGATGTTAGGATTCTGGGCGATGGCTCTGGGTGCATTCATTTTTGTGCCCGCCGCCATGTCCCGGACTTACGAAATTTTCCTGCTTGGATTATTTACAATCGGCATTGGTTTAGCCATTTTACAAACTGCCGCGAATCCATATATTACCATTCTCGGTGCCAAAGAACGTGCAGCCCAGCGCATTAGCATTATGGGAATCTGCAATAAAGCAGCGGGCATTTTGTCTCCTATCGTTTTTGCAGCCGTCATTCTTCGGCCCACCGACACGGCGATGTTCCAGCAACTGAGCTCAATGACGGACATTGAGCGGAGCGCAGCATTGGACGAGCTGATCCGCAGGGTTATTAATCCTTACATTGGATTGGGAAGCTTTCTATTTATTCTCGGTTTTTTGGTTTACAAATCACCCTTGCCGGAAATTGATACGGAGCATGAAAGCGCAGATTTGGCGACTGCTAATGCAGGCAAAACGAGTATTTTCCAGTTCCCACACCTCATTCTCGGCGCATTAGCGATCTTTTTGCATGTGGGAACGCAGGTGATCGCCATCGACACCATTATTGGTTATGCCAATTCCATGGGCATTGATTTGCTGGAAGCAAAGGTTTTCCCTTCCTACACCCTTTTCTGCACCATTTGCGGGTATTTGATTGGAATCACAGTCATTCCCAAATACATCAGTCAGGTTACTGCGCTCAGGATCTGCACATTGCTTGGGACGATCTTTACATTACTGATCATTTTTGCAAAAGGAGAAATTCACTTCCTCGGGCATGCGGCAGACGTTTCGATCTGGTTTGTGGTGTTGCTTGGATTGGCCAATTCTCTGGTTTGGGCGGGCATATGGCCGCTGGCGCTGGACGATCTGGGCCGGTTTACCAAGCTGGGTGCTTCCATCATGATCATGGGACTTTGCGGAAATGCCATTATGCCCCTTTTCTACGGCTATTTTGCGGATACACTGGATGTGCGGCAGGCTTACTGGGTGCTCCTGCCCTGCTATTTGTATCTCGTTTTCTATGCATTGAAAGGTCATAAATTGAGAAAATGGGGATTTTAGAATCTGCCGAAAAGGATTAACACATTGCTTATGAAATTGAAAATAACCAACGGTCACATCATCACGCCTTTCCGCTACATCCGAAACGGGACATTGCTGATTGAAGATGGCGCGATCCTGGGCATACACGAAGGAAACGTTGATTTTCCGGATGCGGAGATCATTGATGCAGGCGGAAATTACATTGCGCCGGGCTTCATTGACCTGCATATTCACGGGGGCGGTGGCCACGATTTTATGGATGGGACTGTAAATGCATTCTTGCGGATCGCCGAAACACATGCCAAATACGGAACCACGGCCTTAGTCCCCACGACATTGACGAGTGAAAAAGAGGATTTGCTGCAAACGCTCGACAACTACGAAGAGGCGAATGCCACAAACGTAAAAGGCGCTCAATTCCTGGGAATGCATTTGGAAGGGCCATATTTCGCATTAAGCCAGCGTGGTGCGCAAGACCCGCGTTACATCCGCAATCCCGACCCAAAGGAATATGAAGAAGTGCTGGCTTACTCCTCTTCGATCACGCGGTGGAGCGCTGCGCCGGAACTTCCGGGAGCCATTGATTTTGGTAAAAGATTAAAACAAAAAGGCATTCTGGCGGCCGTAGCGCATACAGATGCCATTTATGAAGAAGTGCTGGAAGCTTACGAGAACGGTTACACGCTCGCAACGCACTTATATTCAGCCATGTCCGGGGTTACGCGCAAGAATGCATTTCGCTACGCCGGAACCATTGAAAGCGCTTTTTTGCTTGATATGGACGTAGAAATCATTGCGGATGGCGTGCATTTGCCCGCTCCGCTTTTGAAATTGATATACAAAATAAAAGGACCAGACCGCATTGCATTGATCACCGACGCCATGCGCGCAGCAGGAATGCCCGAAGGCGAAAGCACATTGGGATCGCTGAAAAACGGCCTGAAAGTGATTGTAGAGGACGGCGTCGCTAAGTTACCAGACCGCACATCCTTCGCCGGAAGCGTTTCCACGACCGACCGATTGGTTAGGACTATGGTTCAAATGGCTGATGTTTCCCTGCTCGATTCGGTGCGGATGATGACTGCTACTCCGGCACGCATTATGGGCGTAGATCATAAAAAAGGCACATTAGTCGCAGGAAAAGACGCCGATATCGTCATTTTCGACAGCGACATTAACATACAAAAGACGATAGTAAGAGGCAGAATAATTTACGACAAGCAATTTTAAAAAACACAAATTATGAAGGTTGACGATTTGGAAATAAAAATTTTCGACACCAGACAAGAAATGGGGATCAATGCAGCCCAAATGGTTGCTGATAAAATCCGCGAATTACAAGGGATCCAAGACTCGGTTAATATCATTTTCGCCTCCGCGCCGTCTCAGAACGAATTTTTAGCTGCATTAAAGGAAGAAAAAGGAATTGAATGGGAGAAAATAAATGCTTTTCATATGGACGAATATGTGGGCCTTCCCAATGACGCACCACAGAATTTCGGCAATTTTTTGAAAGTCAAATTATTCGATTTCGTGCCATTGAAATCGGTTTCGTATCTCAATGGCAATGCGGAAAATATGGAGGAAGAATGCAGTCGTTATGCTAAACTTTTGGAGGCAAATCCGATTGATATCGTTTGTCTGGGCATTGGGGAAAATGGACATTTGGCTTTTAACGACCCGCATGTGGCGTTTTTTGATGATCCTTTGATCGTAAAACAAGTGGATCTGGACCATGCGTGCCGCCAGCAACAGGTGAATGATGCGTGTTTCGACACATTTGACGAAGTGCCGCAAACGGCGTTGACGCTCACGATCCCAACATTAATGAAGGCAAAATATGCTTATGCAATGGTTCCGGGCGAGAAAAAGGCGCAGGCCATTTACCACACCGTTGCCGAAGAAATTCAGGAAGAATATCCGTCTACGATTCTCCGCAAACATCCAAACGCGATTTTGTTTATTGATAAAGCCAGTTCAGGGAAGCTGAAAGAAATTTCGTCTTACAGTCAGGCGTAACATCATTTTTGGGCCTATCTTGCATTATTACCTCAATCCACCAACATGAGAAACAAACTCTTGACAATCGCTTTCATGAGCGCCATGGCATTAAATCAGGGATGTGATACGAAGAAAGAAGAAGCCAAAGACGAAGCAACAAAAAAACCTTTAAGCCTGATCGTGGTCGAACCCGGGCACTTTCACGCAGCTCTTGTTCAGAAATCCATGTATCCTGATGTCGATTCGGTTGTGCATGTATATGCGTCCGAGGGCCCGGATGTGAAGGCTTATCTGGACAAAGTAGAAAAATACAATGCGAGTCCCAAAGACCCGACCACCTGGAAAGAGGAAGTTTACACCGGCTCCGATTTTCTTGAAAAAATGCTTTCAGAAAAGAAGGGAAATGTGGTCATACTGGCTGGAAATAACCAAAAAAAGACCGATTACATTAAACAATCCGTAGACGCGGGCCTTAATGTGCTTGCGGACAAACCCATGGCCATTGATGCGGCAGGTTTTGATAAATTAAAAGAAGCATTTGCAAGCGCCGAAAAAAACAAAGTGCTGCTTTATGACATCATGACCGAGCGTTATGAGATCACCAACGCATTGCAGCGCGAGCTAGCTGCTTCGGCCGAGATTTTTGGTGAGTTGCAAAAAGGAACGGCAGAAAATCCAGCCGTTGCCAAAGAAAGTGTGCACCATTTTTTCAAATACATTTCCGGCGAAGCATTAGTGCGGCCAACCTGGTTTTTTGATGTAAAACAACAGGGCGAAGGCATGGTAGACGTAACCACGCACCTCGTTGACCTTGTACAATGGAGCTGTTTCCCAAACACTGAATTGGATTACAAAAAAGACATTAAGCTGCTTTCCGCAAAACGCACCGCTACGAAGCTCACCAAATCACAATTCAAGCTCGTAACCAAAAGCGATAACTTCCCCGACTTCCTGAGCAAAGACGTAAAAGACACGACATTGAGTGTTTTTTCCAATGGCGCCATGAATTACACATTGAAAGGTGTTCATGCCAAAGTCTCCGTAATCTGGAATTTCCAGGCCCCCGAAGGCACCGGCGACACGCATTACTCCATCATGAAAGGCTCCAAAGCCAACCTGATCGTACGCCAGGGCAAAGACCAAAAATACAAGCCAGTACTTTACATTGAGACCATCGATAAATCGAAAGCCTACGAAGATGCAGTAGCCAACAGCTTCAAAATGGTGCAAGGAAAATACCCAGGCATTGAATTGAAAAAGAATGCAGCCGGCTGGGAATTGAGCATTCCTGCAAAATATGACAACGGCCACGAAGCGCACTTCGCCCAGGTTGCTAACAAGTATATGGAGTATTTGAAGGCGGGCCAACTGCCCCGTTGGGAAGTGCCAAATATGATTGCGAAGTATTATTTGACGACGCTGGCTTTGAAGGAGGCTAAGTGAGGGTTAAGGGATTAATTTCCCTTAACCTTTATTAATGTAAACGCCACCTTTCCAACAACACCCCTGCCCGTTATCCCAGTCCCAATTCTATCCCGTTTCGCAGCAGTCAAATCCTGTCTGTATTCTGCTGAAATGCTTAATCTTTGCCACTTTGCGCCTATTGAACCAGAGGCCACCGGAATAACTCGATCGTAACCGAATGCATTGTTTGTCACAATGTTTCCTAGCCTTGCTTCCCGCTGCACAGCGGCGATGAACATATTCGCTCCTACTTTTCCATCTACAAAAAGCCCTATTTTTGAGTTTGGATTAACATACCATCGAATTCCGGCGTCGATTGCTCCACGGTGATGCATTTCTTTGGTGATCCAACTTCCAGCCGTCCGGCTCGCTTCACCAAACATATCGACGTACATTCTCTTCTGTTGATAGCTTATTCGTGCCAGAGCGGAGAACCGCGGATTAATGACGCGTTCTGCATAAAAGCCAGCGCCCCGCGAATAATATGAGGGAAAGTTTTCAATATAGCCGTTAGGAAGTTCTCCCCGGTTGTAATATTCTCGGTCATACCAATCTCTGCCGTGCTCTAACTGAACGCCGAATTCCCAACGTGCTTGTGCATGGGCACGAAATCCAAATACAATAATTCCTAAAAGTAGAATAAATGGTCTCATAACATTTGCGTGAGTTTAATTTAACAATATTCTTACTTTCTCAACTTGCTTATCTGCACCGCGTCCGGAAATTATATGCAGGAAATATATGCCCCGAGGCAAATCACCTACGGTAATTGAGATTCTGCTTTTTGAATTTTGCTCCGCAAGCATCTTCTTCACAGAAACTACTCTTTCGGGCTTTTCTGAATTTTCGTTAAATAGCTGGATTTGCTCAGGAACAGATCGTCCATCTTCTGTAAACCATTCCAGCGTCAAAATATCTGTTGCTGGATTGGGGTATACTTTAAACATTCCTGATAGGGAAAATACAAAATCCTCAGCATAATTGCCACAGCTATTTGTTGCTGTCAGTTTAACCTTACGATATCCATTTGTGGAATTACCTAGAACATACATTTGAGTATTCGAACTGTTTGGGCTGTAAAGATCAATAGCCATATCCCCAGAACCAGCATAATTATTATAGTTAAATGTTGTGCTTGGACTCGTCGAAGTTGCTGCAAGATTATATAGTTCTCCTGCATTTACCGAAGTAGTGCCAGTAACGACACCATTCACAGTTTTATTAATGTTAGGATTGCCTACCCAGATTGAACGCTTGATTGTTATTGGCGCGCAGGCATTTGGTATCGTCAATGTTGTAAAGATTGTTCCCGCTCCGTTATAACCTGCCTGACGAGTAGCAAGGGTCCCAGCCATTTTTAGTCCGGCAGATGCAGACCAGACGGCAGACGATCCTGATGGAAATGCGGTTAGTGAGTAACCACCATTAACGCAAATGAGCGCCGGCCCTGTTATCGGAGCTCCTGCT
Coding sequences:
- a CDS encoding Gfo/Idh/MocA family protein, which translates into the protein MKNNPEKDNNIASNSNGDQRRDFIKKTLAGSALLTFGGILPGFSPKSYAKIIGANEKVRVGVMGVNSRGLALASNYALQPNCEVVSISDVDSRAAEKCIDKVNEIQKSKPANTPDFRKALENKDMDALVIAAPDHWHAPAAILASKAGKHVYLEKPCSHNPNEGELLIAAAKKYKNVIQMGNQRRSWPNVAAGIKEVHSGAIGRPYFVKGWYTNNRASIGVGKETAVPSWLDYELWQGPAPRRAYKDNLVHYNWHWLWNWGTGEALNNGTHMLDLMRWGLQVEYPNRVTSSGGRFRYKDDWETPDTQVINLEFDNNTAMTWEGRSCNGRTIEGSSVGVVFYGETGSLQISEGNAYTIYGLDNKVVKEVKNDFVIDPRNKMNPSQGLDALHIQNFFDAIKKGTPLASEIVGGHQSTLLAQLGNIAFRSGGTLNVDSSNGRIKNNKEAEKLWKREYQKGWEPTV
- a CDS encoding sugar MFS transporter, whose amino-acid sequence is MKNASIAIKVEDLSKRETMISIFLIGLMFFIFGFVSWVNSILIPYFKIACELTSFQAYLVAFAFYIAYFVMSVPSSYLLRAVGFKKGMMLGFWAMALGAFIFVPAAMSRTYEIFLLGLFTIGIGLAILQTAANPYITILGAKERAAQRISIMGICNKAAGILSPIVFAAVILRPTDTAMFQQLSSMTDIERSAALDELIRRVINPYIGLGSFLFILGFLVYKSPLPEIDTEHESADLATANAGKTSIFQFPHLILGALAIFLHVGTQVIAIDTIIGYANSMGIDLLEAKVFPSYTLFCTICGYLIGITVIPKYISQVTALRICTLLGTIFTLLIIFAKGEIHFLGHAADVSIWFVVLLGLANSLVWAGIWPLALDDLGRFTKLGASIMIMGLCGNAIMPLFYGYFADTLDVRQAYWVLLPCYLYLVFYALKGHKLRKWGF
- the nagA gene encoding N-acetylglucosamine-6-phosphate deacetylase, translating into MKLKITNGHIITPFRYIRNGTLLIEDGAILGIHEGNVDFPDAEIIDAGGNYIAPGFIDLHIHGGGGHDFMDGTVNAFLRIAETHAKYGTTALVPTTLTSEKEDLLQTLDNYEEANATNVKGAQFLGMHLEGPYFALSQRGAQDPRYIRNPDPKEYEEVLAYSSSITRWSAAPELPGAIDFGKRLKQKGILAAVAHTDAIYEEVLEAYENGYTLATHLYSAMSGVTRKNAFRYAGTIESAFLLDMDVEIIADGVHLPAPLLKLIYKIKGPDRIALITDAMRAAGMPEGESTLGSLKNGLKVIVEDGVAKLPDRTSFAGSVSTTDRLVRTMVQMADVSLLDSVRMMTATPARIMGVDHKKGTLVAGKDADIVIFDSDINIQKTIVRGRIIYDKQF
- a CDS encoding glucosamine-6-phosphate deaminase codes for the protein MKVDDLEIKIFDTRQEMGINAAQMVADKIRELQGIQDSVNIIFASAPSQNEFLAALKEEKGIEWEKINAFHMDEYVGLPNDAPQNFGNFLKVKLFDFVPLKSVSYLNGNAENMEEECSRYAKLLEANPIDIVCLGIGENGHLAFNDPHVAFFDDPLIVKQVDLDHACRQQQVNDACFDTFDEVPQTALTLTIPTLMKAKYAYAMVPGEKKAQAIYHTVAEEIQEEYPSTILRKHPNAILFIDKASSGKLKEISSYSQA
- a CDS encoding putative oxidoreductase C-terminal domain-containing protein — protein: MRNKLLTIAFMSAMALNQGCDTKKEEAKDEATKKPLSLIVVEPGHFHAALVQKSMYPDVDSVVHVYASEGPDVKAYLDKVEKYNASPKDPTTWKEEVYTGSDFLEKMLSEKKGNVVILAGNNQKKTDYIKQSVDAGLNVLADKPMAIDAAGFDKLKEAFASAEKNKVLLYDIMTERYEITNALQRELAASAEIFGELQKGTAENPAVAKESVHHFFKYISGEALVRPTWFFDVKQQGEGMVDVTTHLVDLVQWSCFPNTELDYKKDIKLLSAKRTATKLTKSQFKLVTKSDNFPDFLSKDVKDTTLSVFSNGAMNYTLKGVHAKVSVIWNFQAPEGTGDTHYSIMKGSKANLIVRQGKDQKYKPVLYIETIDKSKAYEDAVANSFKMVQGKYPGIELKKNAAGWELSIPAKYDNGHEAHFAQVANKYMEYLKAGQLPRWEVPNMIAKYYLTTLALKEAK